A part of Arachis hypogaea cultivar Tifrunner chromosome 12, arahy.Tifrunner.gnm2.J5K5, whole genome shotgun sequence genomic DNA contains:
- the LOC140176689 gene encoding uncharacterized protein, which produces MIHRPCGRAFSKSPCMKDGYCTKYYPKIFSSTTVIDDSRYSSYRRRDLGVVTKKKGVHMNNRNVVPYNAYLLMSYQVYVNVEYCNKSNAIKYLFKYVNKGPNRIAVGVSKEASSGKDAQIIDEIKPFYDCRYLSACEVVWRTLAYDIYQRWPSMMRLTFHLPGEKNIIFKDDDDLEEIMEEEEGKCTMFLAWMEANKEFEVGQTLTYVEFPNQFVYDREVREWHPYKKRYYIERLNCSTGYK; this is translated from the coding sequence ATGATTCATAGACCATGTGGTAGAGCTTTCTCGAAATCTCCCTGCATGAAAGATGGGTACTGTACCAAATATTATCCCAAAATATTTAGTAGCACCACAGTTATCGATGATAGTAGATACTCATCATACAGAAGACGAGACCTAGGAGTAGTTACTAAGAAGAAGGGAGTCCATATGAATAATAGAAATGTGGTTCCATACAATGCATATTTGCTGATGTCTTATCAAGTGTATGTTAAtgtagagtactgcaacaagtcaAATGCTATCAAATATTTGTTCAAATACGTGAATAAAGGTCCAAACAGGATAGCAGTTGGAGTTTCAAAGGAAGCTTCAAGTGGAAAGGATGCTCAGATTATTGATGAGATCAAACCATTTTATGATTGCAGGTATTTGTCTGCATGTGAGGTTGTGTGGAGAACTTTAGCTTATGATATTTATCAGAGGTGGCCTTCAATGATGAGATTAACCTTTCATTTGCCTGGAGAAaaaaatatcatctttaaagatgatgACGATCTTGAGGAaatcatggaagaagaggaaggaaaatgtaCGATGTTCTTAGCATGGATGGAGGCCAACAAAGAATTCGAAGTAGGTCAAACTTTGACGTATGTTGAGtttccaaatcaatttgtttatgatagagaAGTAAGGGAATGGCATCCATATAAAAAAAGGTATTATATCGAAAGGTTAAACTGTTCCACCGGGTACAAGTGA